TCGATATGCAACATTCGCATCACAGCCGATTCTCGAAATGATGGAAATTAGCACCTCCAATCCATCGGATTTATCTGCTCCACCGTCTGTTCCATCGGTCGTCCCCGCTGTTATTCTTGATTCGACATTCTTGGCTGTCTCATCGTCACCACCACCTATATTCGTTTCGTCAGATATGTTGACCATCCCATCGTCACCGCCACCCATCACTGATGTTTCCGGTACAGATCTTTTCGGTGGATCTATGCCCAGTTCGTCAGCCATGCCGGGACAGCGATCCTCTTCCGGACCGTCATCCTCGCCCAGTCTGACGTCTTTACCTggttcatcttcatcatccgGCGCGCATAATAATTCACTTGATAAAAAAGTGGACATTCTTATTAAACTATCGAAGCAGACTGCGGCTGAGGtcaaaattatgtttaatgCAATGAATCCGAGAGCTGGGACAACCTCACGCAATACAGCCATCACTGCCATTGAAACAGAAGAAGAGTTAGAAGCCTTTAATGCTAACTTAGAGGTTAATACGTATATGGCTGTGATGCTATGCTCGCTTTTGTATACAATTGATcatataaaatatgttaaagaaAGACTTGACAAAATAATAGATCTATTGTTTACTAGGAAATTTCTTTCAAAATGTAGTTAGTCAGGGACTGGTCGTCCCAATCAAAAAGTCGCATTTGCTGCGTTTGAAAATGTATTCGTTTTAATCAAATTTGCTGGAGGAAACAAATTTCTTCAATTGAATGACGACTACGTAAAGAAGATTTTAGTGAGTTAAATGGATCATGGGAAgggaagaaatgaaacaaaaacgttgCGGGAAATAGTTTCACTTTAGAAGCTTAGAAtattacaagtaaatttgtaAAGATTcacagaaatataaaaaatgtaaacaattatTAATCAATGAAATCaagtaggggaaggtaggtaaagacggacacgttaagggaaatgggaaaaatttagggatatataagtgcaacgaccatgaaaaagtgcatacattatcttacactcatgttttatcagaaaatgtgttgaaacttttaagtttccattgatttttgtgtttttttcatgaatgaaaaacatgatttttttcgtgcggttttgaaatgttcgggtaagacagACACCTGacatgggaaagatggacaccatgaagggtaagatggacacctgtaaaacaggttagaaagtgaagagttttacagtattttaacaaattctatcgctttccacgtcctggtacgtttataaaccaattattggcctattgcaacggcgattcattcagccgtggttttagaaattgtaaACAACATTTCTAATacatcgtagaatgcagcatctaaaacagtattgaaatatcgcgcaaTTTCAGCTGAAGTTGCTCCAGCGTACAGAACAACGGTCTtgaacttccttttaggaaatgACTCCGCGAAaagtccacgaccccagtatttatAAGGGACTTGTTAGTAGTTTGgatttccaccatgtcaaaattcaacatttcatttttgtaatctcatagaatttctcatctattcctgaacaatgtcgtatcaatgtctcatctttttattgcttaaagttgcccaagtcgtgacaagatattggatttcgtgaagcgcctcttcagcgtcgagcgagtaatagcataacgaatggctactattttgactgGTGTTTAATTTCTCACTAATATTAATACTTTCCctagttgctgattggtttatagcttCGAAATAttcttatttaaggtatttaaTGACATCTATTCATCGCCAAttgatacttacttacttacttatccggcgctacaactgctttgcggtcttggcttgcctcaggagtgtccgaaaccgctcacggtctcgcacCTTCGTcagccagtccgttatcccttaatggcggacgcctccacgccatcttgccacctcaatttgggcctaccacgcctcctctgtccttgtggacggcctaaaaagactttacgggctgggtcgtccgtttccatgcgtataacatggccagcccaccggagcctggcgagctttatacgctgtacgacagtgaggtcgccgtacatctcgtatagctcgtcattatagcggctcctccattgtccttccacacatacggggccaagtatccttctgagcatcttcctctcgaacgcggctaagagggtttcgtcagatttggacagtgtccatgtctcagaggcgtgtgtgagcactggtactatataggtactttATAGTTCCatcttcgtcc
The Anopheles arabiensis isolate DONGOLA chromosome X, AaraD3, whole genome shotgun sequence DNA segment above includes these coding regions:
- the LOC120906152 gene encoding uncharacterized protein LOC120906152, whose translation is MCRLLILHCSVLPHLNSVNRGNFVKVFFIKRHSYENSTPYRLYDCPEAYTLRKMQNIYHDHRYATFASQPILEMMEISTSNPSDLSAPPSVPSVVPAVILDSTFLAVSSSPPPIFVSSDMLTIPSSPPPITDVSGTDLFGGSMPSSSAMPGQRSSSGPSSSPSLTSLPGSSSSSGAHNNSLDKKVDILIKLSKQTAAEVKIMFNAMNPRAGTTSRNTAITAIETEEELEAFNANLEVNTYMAVMLCSLLYTIDHIKYVKERLDKIIDLLFTRKFLSKCS